The following is a genomic window from Clostridium sp..
AAATTGATGAATTAATAATGAGCCTGCCCGAGCAATATAATACGAATATGGGTAACTATGGAACAAGATTTTCTGGTGGAGAAAAACAGAGAATTGCCATTGCAAGGGCAATATTGAAAAATCCACCTATACTAATTTTAGATGAAGCCACATCAGCAGCTGATCCAGAAAACCAATTTGAAATTGATAAGGCAATAAAAAATTTATGTACAGATAAAACGGTTATAATTGTAGCACATAGATTAGGAATTGTTAGAATGTGCAATAAAGTTGCAGTAGTAGAAAATAATACTATTTCCTTTGTTGGAACGCATGAAGAAGCTTTGATTAAAAATAAATATTATAGTAAAACTTGGTCAGACTATAATAAATCTAGAACCATATCGTATGAAATGGGGATGAGATATGAATGAATAGAAAGAATATCATGAAAAAAAATAAATCATTTAAAGTATCTATTTTCTGTACTATTATAGAAGGAATATTGTCAAGTTTCAATGGTATGATTATTTATTTTATTTTAAGATTATTGTGGAATAAAGAACTTGACAATTTGAAATTAGTACAATATACGTTGTTTTTAACTGCCATTTTTATTTTAAGGTTGATTATATATAGTTATGGATATATACAAGGACAAATAGGTGGAGCTGAAATTAGCAAAAAAATTCGATTGTTTTTAGGAGATAAGTTAAGGAAGATTCCTATTCCTAGATTCTCAAAATCTCAAACAGGATGTTATATAAATGCCGTAACATTTAATGTAAATGATTATGAAAATATTCTAACACACAAGACAGGAGAATTAGTTAAAAATATTACATTAGTTATTATGCTGACAATATTTGTTTGCTATCTCAATTTTACTTCAGGAATAATTTTATTTGCCGTTGGCATACTTATTATTCCAACTTTGTATATTTCTATAAGCAAAGTGAGAAAGTACGGAAATGAAAAAAGTGAAATTTCATCTCAAAATGTAAGTTCCATAATAGAATATATTGCCGGTATTCAAACGTTTAGAGCTTATAAAATGGGCGGTGTTAAACATGAAAAATTGACTCAAATAATGAAAAAATTTAGTGATATCAGTTATATTTATGAATTGAAAATCATACCCGTAGGTGTTATTTACAATATAATATCCGGATTGTCTATGCCCGTTATTATTTGGATTGTTGGTAAACAGTGGATTTTGGGAAATATAGATACTGTATCCTATTTGACTGTCAGTATGTTGCCTTTGTTTTTAGTGAAATTATTAGGGACAATATTTGTAAACTTTACAAGTTATAAGAACCTGCTTATTTCTAAAAATAAAATAAAAAAATTGATTGAAGAAAAAGAGGAATTACAAAGTGATGAGGACTTTAAACCTAAAAATAATAACATAGAGTTTGAGAATGTCTCTTTTTATTATGATGAAGAAGAACCATTGTTTTGTAATTTGAATTTAGAAATAGGAAGTGACAAATTTACTGCTATTATAGGAGATTCTGGTTCGGGAAAGTCGACAATAATAAATCTAATAGCAAAATATTATGAACCTCAGTTAGGAAAAATAAAAATAGGGGGAATTGCTATTAATAAAATAGGTGCTGATAAAATATTATCTTATATTTCTATGGTGGATCAGGATGTTTTCCTTTTTGATGATACTATAATAAACAATATTAGATATGCGAATCAAGGTGCAAGTATAGAAGAGGTTAAAATGGCTTGTAAAGCTGCACAATGTGATGATTTTATAAGAAATTTACCTCAAGGATACGAAACTAGAATAGGAGAAAATGGTAATTTTCTTTCTGGTGGAGAACGACAAAGATTATCTATTGCTAGAGCCATACTTAAAAATTCTTCAATGTTGTTATTGGATGAAGCTACATCCAATCTAGATGTAGAGAATGAATTGAAAGTAAAATCGGCAATACGAAATTTGTTGAGCAGTAAAAAAACTGTAGTGATGATAGCACATTCATTATCTGTAATTAAACAAGCTGATTTGATAATTATACTGTCCAGAGGCAAGGTGATTGCACAGGGAACTCATGAACAGCTTATGAAACAGAGCAAAAAATATATATCTATGTTGGAGGCGGAGTGTGGAATATCATAAGTGAATTAATTAGTTAGGATAATATTGTTATGAAAATAAAAATAATAAATTTAAAAATAGGAATTACAGAATTTTATTTTGAGAAAAGTACACAGAATTTTATAAAAGGAGAAATATTGTTGGTTCATGGGGCAAATCATGGAGCCTGGTGTTGGAAAAATTTTATGAATAGATTTTCGGAAGAAGGCTATAATGTGTATGCGCTAAACTTGTTTAATCATGGTAGAAGTGAAAAAAAGAAATTTATAACAATGTCCATGTATAAAGAACAGTTAAATGAATTTATTCAAGCTATGAAGATAAATCCGATTATAATAGCACATTCAACTGGTGGCATGATTGCTCAGATGTTAATTGATGCATATCCCGATATATACAAATATTGTATTCTCATGTCATCTGTTTCGCCAAATGGAATGAAAAATGATTTTAAAATAACCAAGATGTGCTATTTTAAAGAAACTATCAGGTTAGTAATGTTTAACTATAAACTATCAAAACAATTTCCGTATAAGCTGTTTTTTTATTCTGATATAGGTAAAAACTTCATGGAATTATATATACCTGAACCAATATTGATTTGTTTTGAAACATTTGAAAAGTTTTGTTATAAAAGAAAGAAAAGAATTATGATAATAGGTTCTAAACTAGATAAAATAATATCTTATAAAACGTGTATTAAAACTTCCCAATATTATGATTCAGAATGTATAATATTAAATCATATAGGCCATGATATGATGCTTGATAGAGGTTGGGAATATGTTGCTGAAAAAATTATATCTTATCTAGAGCATATTTCTGAAGAGAGTTATCCAAAATCGAACTGATATTCTTTAAGATGCCAGCTAGAACTGCAAGAAAATACATGATTATATTTTGTATGATATAATACAGAGGTAAGATGTATTCAGTAAATAAGGATGAAAGGCTTGTGTGGAAATATGAACTATGAAAGTATTGACAGGAATGCTGTAAAAAGCTGGATTATCGGGAGAACCATAACTGGTATCATAATTTTTGCCATATATGTACTGATAAAAAATTTACTTGTAATACCACAGTTTGATTATATACCTATAGTCAATTATCTGATGGACGGACTGGAATTCATCATAATTTTGTTTTTCGTCCTGTACAGCTTTTTCTGGCCGTTTTTAGAGTACAAGCAGTGGAAATATACTATTTCCGAAGATAAAATAGAGCTGATAAAAGGGATTATATTTAGAAAGAAGATAATAATTCCTATTTCGAGAATCCAAAATTTAAAAATAGAACAGGGGCCTATTCAGAGAATTTATAGGATAAGTTCTATAAATATCATAACTGCCGGCGGCTGTCATGAAATACCAGCAATACCGGATGAACAGGCAGAAATGACTTCAGAAAGGCTCAGAAGAATTATAGAAATGGGAGAAAAGAATGCATAATTTGGAACGAAACCACATTCTAGGATTATTTTATGATATGGGGAGATTTATTAAAGAATCAATAGGAATTATAGTGGCAATAGGTTTTCTGGTTAACAAGATAGGGCTTGACAGGTCCATAGTTATAGCTGTTGCTTTATTCATCATGATTGTTCTATATGAATTTTTAAGGTGGAGAAAAAATTTTTTTATAGTAATGCAAAACTCCATATATCATCAGGAGGGAATATTGAATATAAAAAAGGTTGAGATTCCCTTTGAAAGAATCAATACAATAGATATTTCCCAGAGACTTATAGAAAGAATTTTCAAGGTTGCTACCATTAAAATTGACACTGGAAATGTTGAAAATAGAGGCAGTGAACTCAAATTCACCTTGAAAAAGTCCAGGGCTCAGGAACTGAAGAATATCTTGTTGAAAAAGGAAATTTACAGTGATGTAAAAAAAGATGCATATATTATAAAACCAGGGGAACTTATTGTCTATTCTCTTATTTCAAATTCAGTATTCAAGGGAATTGGAATGTTGTTTGTTGTACAGCAGTTTTTTGATCAGTATTTAAAAGATTTCATTCATATAGATACTTCACTTTATATAAATGAATTTCAAAAGGAAGATATCTACCATGCTGTATATACTGCAGCGCTTATAGTATTGGGATTGATATTTATCAGCATAATTTTATCTATAATATATGTTTTCCTTAAATATTATGATTTCAAAATGTGGGTGGATAAGGATAAATTACATGTGGGATACGGGGCCATAAGCAGAAAAGATTATAGTTTTGACCGAAAAAAAATAAAGGGAATACATATAAAGCAGAGTGTTCTCATGCAGCTTTTCGGTTTTTTTACTATGGAAATTGAGAGCATTGGATATGGGGATGAAAAAGGTGAAAAAGCTATATTATATCCTATATGCAGCAGCTCTTTAAAAGATGAAATCATTGAAAGTTTGCTTGGAGAATTCAAGTATGTGGGAGATATTTCAAGGCCGGAGAAAAAAGCTTGTTACAGGTTCTTTTATAAAAAGCTTGTTTTTTGGTTTATCATAGCTGTAATATGCTTTTTTATAAAGCCTGAAATTGTAATATTTACTCTGGCAATATTAGTATTTTTAATGTTTATGGGATATCTTGAGTATAGAAATACTGCATTTGGGATTTATGGAAACCTTGTGTATATGTGTTATTCGGGCTTCAATAAAACACAGTCCATATTGAAAATGGAGGCCGTTCAATCAATTAGTTTATCTTATACATATTTTCAGCACAGAGAAGGACTGTGCAATTACAGTATCCTCCTATACAGTTCAAGTGCGGGAAAAATTTTAAGCGTAAGGAACTTGAGGGATGATATCATAGGTGAATCTTTTAAGTAGCATTATGAGAAAGGTGGAACTGAGTTGAGTGAATGCATAAGGAATCAACTTCTAAAATTGTCAGATAAAAAATATCAGATCTTTCAAAGTAAATTGAGTCCTGGTGTTGTCAATATACTTGGTGTACGAATTCCACTTTAAGATTCTAAAAATATAAATTATTGTTTTTACATAATTGACAAATTTAAAATAAGTGTATTAAGAATAAACCTTTATCATTTTAGTAAGAATATATATATGCTGAAATATGATGAAAAGGAGTTTTTATAATTATGGACAATAATTTATTGAAAAGATTCAAGAGTAAATTGGAGGCACAGAAAGAGGAAGTAAAAAGCCTTTTGCAGCAGATGGAGAAAAATGGTACCATAAAGTCCAATGAGGAATTTTCATCTGAGCTATCCACTTACGACAATCATCCTGCGGACAGTGCCAGCAGCTTGTATGATAAGGAAAAAGGATTGATTTTCCAAAAAAATGAGGAAATTATTATAGATAAAATAGATAATGCCCTGAAAGATATAGAGAAGGGCACTTATGGAAAGTGTAAAAAATGCGGCAGGGAAATAGACGAAAAGCGGCTGGAATATGTTCCCTATGCAGAATACTGCATTGAATGCCAGAAAAAGATTGACAATTTAAAACCGGATGAGAAAAAGAACAGGCCCGCAGAAGAAGATGTAATCAAATATACTGTGAATCATGGACAAAATGATCAAACAGAGTTTGACACTGAAGATGGATATCAGTCAGTTGGAAGATTCAATAGAAGGGAAAACATAGTGGAAGAATATACAGACGAAGATGAGGAATATGTAGAACCAGTAGAGTCAATAAGCAATGATCAGTATAAGAACCAGCTGCCTTAAGCATTTATTTTAGCAAAAGATTTGACTAAAGTTAATATATAAAAATAGAAGGCAGTAATCCTATAAACCGGATACTGCTTTTGATTCTTGCAAATAAATTTTCTCAACCAAGAAATTTTTTGATTTCTTCGAAGGCAAGATTAATCTGGCCGACTTGACAATGCTGTTCCCCACCGGTTTTTCTGGTAAAAACCTTTGTTGTAACGGAGCCTGCATTGCAGAGTTCCTGCTGAATTTGAGGGAGTCTTGAGATTGGTACGTACTGATCATCTTCACCGGCCAATAGTAGAACTTCCTGGTTGATAAACTGCCCTATGCCCTTTATACTGTGACGTTTGAAATTTCTGTATAGATTAAAGGGCGTGGCCTCGCCGGTAATCTCGTAGCCTTTATTTATTTTCCATGTAAGATCAATATTGCCCTGCATCATTTTGTTTATGAAATTATTGAATTCATTAAATTTGTTGTTTTTAAACAATTTAACAAGGTTGTTTCCTATTTCCTTGGGAATTCGATTCATCAATGGATCCAATCCGGAATAGAAGATATCGAATGCTATTACTTTATCTATGCGCTTTTCAAAAGCTGCCGCACGCAGGACAAAATAACCTCCCCAAGACATGCCGATTGCACTGACACGTTTCAAATTGAAATAATCAATTACCGTCGAAACTGGTTTTTCCCAGTTTGGAATAAACTTAAGCCCGTTTTTTAAAGCCGTACCCTGGCCCGGGCCGTCAAAAACAATTATATTATAGTCTGTATTTTTTAAGAATACAGCTTCTTTGATAATTTCTTCCATATAGGAATCATAGCCTCCAAAAATAATCAGTGTTTTATGTGCGTTTAGGTTGAACAGCTCTACAGCTGGAAGAAAAGAGTTTTCATAGGGAACCTTGTAGCTTTTGAAATCAAAATCATTGTAGTATTTGTAAAAGTTTCTGCGGTATCCTTCATACATTTTCTGTTTGCTGGGATTTTTGGGCTGCAGGTAAAATTCAGCTGCCTTATAATAATTTGAGGCTATGCCGTAAGAGCCCTCATTTTCCCGTTTCACAGCAAGATGTGACCAGTTTTCATACCAGCTGTCAAAATCTTTTAATTTGGGCACTATTTGTTTTAAATCTTCCTTTACCCTGGGATCATTTTCATAGTCATAAGTAAAACGGGTTATCTGCAGATCGAATTGTTCATTGCCTGT
Proteins encoded in this region:
- a CDS encoding ABC transporter ATP-binding protein, which produces MNRKNIMKKNKSFKVSIFCTIIEGILSSFNGMIIYFILRLLWNKELDNLKLVQYTLFLTAIFILRLIIYSYGYIQGQIGGAEISKKIRLFLGDKLRKIPIPRFSKSQTGCYINAVTFNVNDYENILTHKTGELVKNITLVIMLTIFVCYLNFTSGIILFAVGILIIPTLYISISKVRKYGNEKSEISSQNVSSIIEYIAGIQTFRAYKMGGVKHEKLTQIMKKFSDISYIYELKIIPVGVIYNIISGLSMPVIIWIVGKQWILGNIDTVSYLTVSMLPLFLVKLLGTIFVNFTSYKNLLISKNKIKKLIEEKEELQSDEDFKPKNNNIEFENVSFYYDEEEPLFCNLNLEIGSDKFTAIIGDSGSGKSTIINLIAKYYEPQLGKIKIGGIAINKIGADKILSYISMVDQDVFLFDDTIINNIRYANQGASIEEVKMACKAAQCDDFIRNLPQGYETRIGENGNFLSGGERQRLSIARAILKNSSMLLLDEATSNLDVENELKVKSAIRNLLSSKKTVVMIAHSLSVIKQADLIIILSRGKVIAQGTHEQLMKQSKKYISMLEAECGIS
- a CDS encoding alpha/beta hydrolase — protein: MKIKIINLKIGITEFYFEKSTQNFIKGEILLVHGANHGAWCWKNFMNRFSEEGYNVYALNLFNHGRSEKKKFITMSMYKEQLNEFIQAMKINPIIIAHSTGGMIAQMLIDAYPDIYKYCILMSSVSPNGMKNDFKITKMCYFKETIRLVMFNYKLSKQFPYKLFFYSDIGKNFMELYIPEPILICFETFEKFCYKRKKRIMIIGSKLDKIISYKTCIKTSQYYDSECIILNHIGHDMMLDRGWEYVAEKIISYLEHISEESYPKSN
- a CDS encoding PH domain-containing protein; its protein translation is MNYESIDRNAVKSWIIGRTITGIIIFAIYVLIKNLLVIPQFDYIPIVNYLMDGLEFIIILFFVLYSFFWPFLEYKQWKYTISEDKIELIKGIIFRKKIIIPISRIQNLKIEQGPIQRIYRISSINIITAGGCHEIPAIPDEQAEMTSERLRRIIEMGEKNA
- a CDS encoding PH domain-containing protein; the encoded protein is MHNLERNHILGLFYDMGRFIKESIGIIVAIGFLVNKIGLDRSIVIAVALFIMIVLYEFLRWRKNFFIVMQNSIYHQEGILNIKKVEIPFERINTIDISQRLIERIFKVATIKIDTGNVENRGSELKFTLKKSRAQELKNILLKKEIYSDVKKDAYIIKPGELIVYSLISNSVFKGIGMLFVVQQFFDQYLKDFIHIDTSLYINEFQKEDIYHAVYTAALIVLGLIFISIILSIIYVFLKYYDFKMWVDKDKLHVGYGAISRKDYSFDRKKIKGIHIKQSVLMQLFGFFTMEIESIGYGDEKGEKAILYPICSSSLKDEIIESLLGEFKYVGDISRPEKKACYRFFYKKLVFWFIIAVICFFIKPEIVIFTLAILVFLMFMGYLEYRNTAFGIYGNLVYMCYSGFNKTQSILKMEAVQSISLSYTYFQHREGLCNYSILLYSSSAGKILSVRNLRDDIIGESFK
- a CDS encoding TraR/DksA C4-type zinc finger protein, with the translated sequence MDNNLLKRFKSKLEAQKEEVKSLLQQMEKNGTIKSNEEFSSELSTYDNHPADSASSLYDKEKGLIFQKNEEIIIDKIDNALKDIEKGTYGKCKKCGREIDEKRLEYVPYAEYCIECQKKIDNLKPDEKKNRPAEEDVIKYTVNHGQNDQTEFDTEDGYQSVGRFNRRENIVEEYTDEDEEYVEPVESISNDQYKNQLP
- a CDS encoding alpha/beta fold hydrolase; amino-acid sequence: MFKKYTGNEQFDLQITRFTYDYENDPRVKEDLKQIVPKLKDFDSWYENWSHLAVKRENEGSYGIASNYYKAAEFYLQPKNPSKQKMYEGYRRNFYKYYNDFDFKSYKVPYENSFLPAVELFNLNAHKTLIIFGGYDSYMEEIIKEAVFLKNTDYNIIVFDGPGQGTALKNGLKFIPNWEKPVSTVIDYFNLKRVSAIGMSWGGYFVLRAAAFEKRIDKVIAFDIFYSGLDPLMNRIPKEIGNNLVKLFKNNKFNEFNNFINKMMQGNIDLTWKINKGYEITGEATPFNLYRNFKRHSIKGIGQFINQEVLLLAGEDDQYVPISRLPQIQQELCNAGSVTTKVFTRKTGGEQHCQVGQINLAFEEIKKFLG